A window of the Deltaproteobacteria bacterium genome harbors these coding sequences:
- a CDS encoding polymer-forming cytoskeletal protein, with amino-acid sequence MIKRKERRNMENHLPDLDIDAFIGEGTYFEGKFSFKGVVRIDGSVKGELKCDGTLIIGETGVLDASIATRDAIIRGKVNGDIKAEGRLELKAPCAVVGDMTAQTLVVEEGVSIDGNVVTGGERLAPVREGSVLATEEMETTETADG; translated from the coding sequence ATGATCAAGAGAAAGGAGAGGAGAAACATGGAGAACCATCTGCCGGACCTCGATATCGACGCGTTCATCGGCGAGGGGACCTACTTTGAGGGAAAGTTTTCCTTCAAGGGTGTCGTGAGAATCGATGGTTCGGTGAAGGGTGAGCTCAAGTGCGATGGCACCCTGATCATCGGTGAGACGGGCGTCCTCGATGCCTCCATTGCGACCCGGGATGCGATCATACGGGGGAAGGTCAACGGGGATATCAAGGCCGAGGGGCGGCTCGAGCTGAAAGCCCCCTGTGCCGTCGTGGGAGACATGACCGCACAGACCCTGGTCGTGGAGGAGGGCGTGAGCATCGATGGGAATGTCGTGACGGGTGGAGAAAGGCTCGCGCCGGTGCGGGAAGGGTCGGTGCTGGCAACGGAGGAGATGGAGACGACAGAGACGGCAGATGGGTGA
- a CDS encoding ParB/RepB/Spo0J family partition protein has translation MKKKVLGKGLEALIPRAQEGRREYDMIPLAQIRQNPNQPRKNFKPGTLAELVHSIKEKGVIQPILIRKVAAGYELVAGERRLRAAREAGLETIPAVVRNITEGEALEMAIIENVQREDLNPMEVAEAFATLGSDFGLSQEEIAAKVGKERPTVANYLRLLKLPLKIREGIVEEKISMGHAKAILTVSPEPLMQEAYRKIVARSLSVRQAEVLSRSIMRNRKKGLKNKENILPVEVRELLVELQKRLGARVKMRGTIRRGVIEIHYASMDQLDGIVTKIKGE, from the coding sequence ATGAAGAAAAAGGTGTTGGGGAAGGGGCTGGAAGCCCTTATCCCGAGGGCTCAGGAGGGAAGGCGTGAGTATGACATGATCCCGCTCGCCCAGATACGGCAGAACCCGAACCAGCCGAGAAAGAACTTCAAGCCGGGGACGCTCGCGGAGCTCGTGCACTCCATTAAAGAGAAGGGGGTCATTCAGCCGATACTCATAAGAAAGGTCGCTGCGGGGTATGAGCTCGTAGCGGGGGAGCGGCGGCTCAGGGCGGCAAGGGAGGCGGGGCTGGAGACGATCCCTGCGGTGGTGAGAAACATCACGGAAGGGGAAGCGCTGGAGATGGCCATCATAGAGAACGTGCAGAGGGAGGACCTGAACCCGATGGAGGTGGCGGAGGCGTTCGCCACGCTCGGGAGCGACTTCGGGCTCTCCCAGGAGGAGATTGCCGCGAAGGTGGGGAAGGAGCGGCCCACGGTGGCAAACTACCTCCGGCTGCTGAAGCTGCCCCTTAAGATTCGCGAGGGCATCGTGGAGGAGAAGATTTCCATGGGCCATGCGAAAGCGATCCTCACGGTCTCTCCGGAGCCGCTCATGCAGGAGGCGTACAGAAAGATCGTGGCGAGAAGCCTCTCGGTGCGCCAGGCGGAGGTCTTATCGAGAAGCATTATGAGAAACAGAAAAAAGGGGTTGAAAAACAAAGAAAATATTTTGCCTGTCGAGGTGAGGGAGCTGCTCGTGGAGCTGCAAAAGAGGCTCGGTGCGCGGGTCAAGATGCGAGGAACGATCAGAAGGGGCGTGATCGAGATACACTATGCGAGCATGGATCAGCTCGACGGCATCGTAACCAAGATCAAAGGGGAATGA
- a CDS encoding AAA family ATPase — protein sequence MRVISVANQKGGVGKTTTAVNLAASLAVMERRVLLIDMDPQANSSSHLGIPEEAHVSHNVYFALIEAKPLKSLIIETRFPNLSLVPAGPDLAGAEIELVNVDRRESRFRRSIYEFSLDFDPIIIDCPPSLGLLTVNALTASDSIIVPLQCEYLAMEGLGRLMRTVEMIRDSLNPSLDIEGILLTMFDVRNNLAHQVEEEIRGHLGDMVFRTVIPRNVRISESPSFGKPVLMYAYSSKGAVKYIDFAQELMERWGQGEMV from the coding sequence ATGCGGGTTATCAGCGTGGCGAACCAGAAGGGCGGTGTGGGCAAGACGACCACCGCGGTCAACCTCGCCGCCTCGCTCGCCGTGATGGAGAGGCGGGTGCTCCTCATCGATATGGACCCCCAGGCAAACTCCTCGTCCCACCTCGGTATCCCCGAAGAGGCGCACGTCTCCCACAACGTCTATTTTGCCCTGATCGAAGCGAAGCCGCTGAAAAGCCTGATTATCGAAACCCGCTTCCCGAACCTCTCGCTGGTTCCCGCGGGGCCCGACCTGGCGGGAGCGGAGATCGAGCTGGTCAACGTCGACAGGAGGGAGAGCAGGTTCCGTCGATCCATCTACGAGTTCTCCCTCGATTTCGACCCGATCATCATCGATTGTCCGCCGTCGCTGGGGCTTTTGACGGTGAACGCCCTGACCGCTTCCGATTCGATCATCGTCCCCCTGCAGTGCGAATACCTGGCCATGGAGGGGCTGGGCAGGCTCATGCGGACTGTCGAGATGATCAGGGACTCGTTGAACCCCTCCCTCGACATCGAGGGGATTCTGCTGACCATGTTCGACGTCAGAAACAACCTGGCCCATCAGGTGGAGGAGGAGATCCGGGGCCATCTGGGCGATATGGTCTTTCGGACGGTGATCCCCCGGAACGTGAGGATCAGCGAAAGCCCGAGCTTCGGCAAGCCCGTGCTCATGTATGCCTATTCGTCGAAGGGGGCCGTGAAATACATTGATTTTGCGCAGGAACTGATGGAACGATGGGGACAAGGAGAGATGGTATGA
- the rsmG gene encoding 16S rRNA (guanine(527)-N(7))-methyltransferase RsmG, with product MDYEGLVRRYFGEAGVSLSPRTARKFSLYMEELFRWNEKINLTAINDPDEAAVKLFVDATYPSSLIEPGDRVLDIGSGAGFPGMVMALLCPDASFTLAEARFRKIAFLKRIRKITGAENVVFFEGALKKADAGALGPFARITSRATAAPERIASLGKHFLSEQGTLIIMGGRGEGASYKGIVFDRAVSYTLPGGFGERKMCLFKRG from the coding sequence ATGGATTACGAAGGACTGGTACGACGCTACTTCGGGGAGGCGGGCGTATCCCTATCCCCCCGCACTGCAAGGAAATTTTCCCTCTACATGGAGGAGCTCTTCCGCTGGAACGAGAAAATCAACCTCACGGCGATCAACGACCCCGACGAGGCCGCGGTGAAGCTCTTCGTCGATGCGACCTACCCATCGTCCCTCATCGAACCGGGGGATCGGGTTCTCGACATCGGCTCGGGAGCCGGGTTTCCCGGTATGGTGATGGCGCTTTTGTGCCCGGATGCATCCTTTACGCTCGCTGAAGCGAGATTCCGCAAGATAGCTTTTTTAAAAAGGATAAGAAAGATCACCGGGGCCGAAAATGTGGTTTTTTTCGAGGGGGCCCTCAAAAAGGCCGACGCCGGCGCCCTCGGCCCGTTCGCCCGCATAACCTCGCGGGCAACGGCCGCGCCGGAGCGCATCGCGTCGCTGGGTAAACACTTCCTCTCCGAGCAAGGGACCCTGATCATCATGGGGGGCAGGGGAGAGGGCGCGTCCTATAAGGGGATCGTTTTCGACAGGGCGGTTTCCTACACGCTCCCCGGCGGCTTCGGCGAACGGAAGATGTGCCTCTTTAAAAGGGGGTGA